The region GCTGGTATCTTAATTGACCTGAATCGCAGCGAAGATTAAGCTGAGGTCGCAGCTATCGAGTCTGCTTTAGCCGTAGACTTTTTGGTTTCTAAAGACTTCGACTTTTTCTTATCGAAAATCCCTAACCGAATGCGGATAAAGTGTAGAATTTCCCGCGCAACATCCACATCAACAGCAGCTTCGAGCCCTTCAAAACCAGGGCTTGAATTAGCTTCACAGATCTTAAAATGCTCTTCGTCAAACAACAGGTCAATACCCGCCATATCCAGATTCAGTATGTTTGCCGTTTGAGTGGCCAGCCATTCAATCTCAGGGGTGATCGGATGAGACAAGCCTTTCGCACCGGCGCTGACATTGGCTTTGAAATTTGCCCCACCAGAGTTTCTTTCCATACATGCCACGACACGTCCACCAATGGTCAGTACTCGCAGATCGCGGCCATGACTCGATTTAATGAATTTCTGCAAAATGATGTTGGCTTTCGGGCTGGTCGCTTCAATCAGCTGCATTAAATCATCGAACTCACTACGCGTTTTTGACAGGAAAACCCCACTGCCTTGCGATCCGGACAAGGTTTTTACTACGACGGGAAATCCTATCTGCTTTTCAACCAAGTCAATGTTAACCGGAAACTTCACCAGCATTGTCTTTGGTGTAGGTAGATTCTGCTGCGCCAGTATTTGTTGTGCAAACAACTTGTCCTTTACTGTTTCCGTTGCCTCTGAACTGTTAAAGCAATGCACACCCAGACGCTCCAGGTGACGAATGATAGCCAGTGCAAAGTAGGTGGTTCCGGCACCCATACGCGGAAGTACAAAGTCTGGTAGTGACACCGGCTCGCCATCAATCAAGACGCTCTGGTCATCTTCGCGAGAGACGAGCAAGTCAAACTGATCGGGCGAATAAACCTGCAGATCAATGTTCTCTTCCTTGGCGACCTCTAACAGTCGTTTGATCTCGTAAGTTTCAGGTTTTAATAGGGTTGCTGAGTCTTTGTATATGATCCATCCACGCATCTGTGTTTCTCGTCTATCGATTGCGTTAAAACGCGGATTATGATGAGCCAGCTTGATGAAGTACAACAAAATAATTTTGTCGTCAGGATGAATTATTCGGAACTAAGGCCCGGTGAGCACTGTAGTTACAACTCGGTTGCCAGTGCCAAGACTTCCTCAATAAAAGGGCTAGGTTCCTCAGGCACCAACAAGCAAGTTTGCAACCTGGCGCGTGTCAAAGCGACATAAAATAAGCGACGTTCTTCTGCATCCGGGTAGAGTTCAGACTCGGGTAAAAGCGCTTCTGTGATAGCCGCATTGTGCGCTCTGGCTGGCACACTACCTTGATGCAAGCCGAGTAAAAGACTGAAGTCCG is a window of Pseudoalteromonas sp. R3 DNA encoding:
- a CDS encoding RimK family alpha-L-glutamate ligase is translated as MRGWIIYKDSATLLKPETYEIKRLLEVAKEENIDLQVYSPDQFDLLVSREDDQSVLIDGEPVSLPDFVLPRMGAGTTYFALAIIRHLERLGVHCFNSSEATETVKDKLFAQQILAQQNLPTPKTMLVKFPVNIDLVEKQIGFPVVVKTLSGSQGSGVFLSKTRSEFDDLMQLIEATSPKANIILQKFIKSSHGRDLRVLTIGGRVVACMERNSGGANFKANVSAGAKGLSHPITPEIEWLATQTANILNLDMAGIDLLFDEEHFKICEANSSPGFEGLEAAVDVDVAREILHFIRIRLGIFDKKKSKSLETKKSTAKADSIAATSA